A DNA window from Trichomycterus rosablanca isolate fTriRos1 chromosome 11, fTriRos1.hap1, whole genome shotgun sequence contains the following coding sequences:
- the ppcdc gene encoding phosphopantothenoylcysteine decarboxylase, which yields MQHSSDCTNTTLDLNPTGSAFRVLVGVTGSVAAIKLPLLVSQLLEIEGVDVRVVTTDHATHFYDVAEIPVRVYTDKDEWDMWKTRSDPVLHIELRRWADLLVIAPLDANTLGKIASGICDNLLTCVVRAWDTSRPLLFCPAMNTAMWQHPITAQQVTILQGFGYVEIPCISKKLVCGDEGKGAMSEVSTIVNEVKHYLQKTTASFATLEKS from the exons ATGCAGCACAGTTCAGACTGCACTAACACCACACTGGACCTGAATCCCACTGGGTCTGCATTTCGGGTTCTTGTAGGTGTAACTGGCAGTGTTGCAGCGATCAAATTGCCTTTATTGGTGTCACAGCTTCTCGAAATCGAGGGG GTTGACGTACGTGTGGTCACTACAGACCATGCCACACATTTTTATGACGTCGCTGAGATTCCTGTtcgtgtctacacagacaaggACGAGTGGGAC ATGTGGAAAACACGCTCCGACCCGGTGCTGCACATAGAGCTGAGACGCTGGGCTGATCTGCTTGTTATTGCTCCGCTGGATGCCAACACCCTCGGCAAGATAGCCAGCGGTATATGTGATAACCTCCTG ACGTGTGTGGTACGAGCATGGGACACCAGTCGCCCTCTACTCTTTTGTCCTGCCATGAACACAGCTATGTGGCAGCACCCGATTACTGCCCAACAGGTGACCATACTTCAAGGATTTGGCTATGTGGAGATACCCTGCATTTCCAAGAAGCTGGTCTGTGGAGATGAAG GTAAAGGTGCAATGTCAGAGGTGTCAACAATTGTGAATGAAGTGAAGCACTACCTACAAAAAACAACAGCTTCATTTGCAACATTAGAGAAAAGTTAA